Within the Rhineura floridana isolate rRhiFlo1 unplaced genomic scaffold, rRhiFlo1.hap2 scaffold_22, whole genome shotgun sequence genome, the region GAGTCATAGTTACTCCCGCCGTTTACCCGCGCTTCATTGAATTTCTTCACTTTGACAttcagagcactgggcagaaatcaCATCGCGTCAACACCCACCGCGGGCCTTcgcgatgctttgttttaattaaacagtcggattcccctggtccgcaccagttctAAGTCAGCTGCTAGGCGCCGGCCGAGGCGGAACGCCGGCCCCGCCCGTCCCCGCGAGGGAGGAGGGCCGGGCGACGCCCGCCGCAGCTGGGGCGATCCACAGGAAGGGCCCGGCTCGCGTCCAGAGTCGCCGCCGCGCCCCCCCCGGGCGGGGGGGAAACAGGCGCCTCTTCCAGCCGCGGCTCGCGCCCAGCCCCGCTTCGCGCCCCAGCCCGACCGGCCCAGCCCTCAGAGCCAATCCTTATCCCGAAGTTACGGATCCGGCTTGCCGACTTCCCTTACCTACATTGTTCTAACATGCCAGAGGCTGTTcaccttggagacctgctgcgGATATGGGTACGGCCCGGCGCGAGATTTACACCCTCTCCCCCGGATTTTCAAGGGCCAGCGAGAGCTCACCGGACGCCGCCGGAACCGCGACGCTTTCCAAGGCTCGGGCCCCTCTCTCGGGGCGAACCCATTCCAGGGCGCCCTGCCCTTCACAAAGAAAAGAGAACTCTCCCCGGGGCTCCCGCCGGCTTCTCCGGGATCGGTCGCGTTACCGCACTGGACGCCTCGCGGCGCCCGTCTCCGCCACTCCGGATTCGGGGATCTGAACCCGACTCCCTTTCGATCGGCCGAGGGCAACGGAGGCCATCGCCCGTCCCTTCGGAACGGCGCTCGCCTATCTCTTAGGACCGACTGACCCATGTTCAACTGCTGTTCACATGGAACCCTTCTCCACTTCGGCCTTCAAAGTTCTCGTTTGAATATTTGCTACTACCACCAAGATCTGCACCTGCGGCGGCTCCACCCGGGCCCGCGCCCTAGGCTTCAAGGCGCACCGCAGCGGCCCTCCTACTCGTCGCGGCGTAGCCCCCGCGGCACGCATCGCCGGCGACGGCCGGGTATGGGCCCGACGCTCCAGCGCCATCCATTTTCAGGGCTAGTTGATTCGGCAGGTGAGTTGTTACACACTCCTTagcggattccaacttccatggcCACCGTCCTGCTGTCTATATCAACCAACACCTTTTCTGGGGTCTGATGAGCGTCGGCATCGGGCGCCTTAACCCGGCGTTCGGTTCATCCCGCAGCGCCAGTTCTGCTTACCAAAAGTGGCCCACTAGGCGGCTCGCATTCCACGCCCGGCTCCACGCCAGCGAGCCGGGCTTCTTACCCATTTAAAGTTTGAGAATAGGTTGAGATCGTTTCGGCCCCAAGACCTCTAATCATTCGCTTTACCAGATAAAACTGCGGCGGGGTTCGCGTGACGAGCGCCAGCTATCCTGAGGGAAACTTCGGAGGGAACCAGCTACTAGATGGTTCGATTAGTCTTTCGCCCCTATACCCAGGTCGGACGACCGATTTGCACGTCAGGACCGCTACGGACCTCCACCAGAGTTTCCTCTGGCTTCGCCCTGCCCAGGCATAGTTCACCATCTTTCGGGTCCTAGCACGCGCGCTCACGCTCCACCTCCCCGACGGGGCGGGCGAGACGGGCCGGTGGTGCGCCCTCCGCTCGGCGGCCTCGGGATCCCACCTCGGCCGGCGCGCGCCGGCCCTCACCTTCATTGCGCCACGGGGCTTTCGGGTCGAGCCTCTGACTCGCGCGCGTGTTAGACTCCTTGGTCCGTGTTTCAAGACGGGTCGGGTGGGCGGCCGACATCGCCGCGGACCCCGGGCGCCCGTCGTGGCACCTCCCCGCCCGGCGGCGCGACGCGGTCGGGGCGCACTGAGGACAGTCCGCCCCGGTTGACAGTCGCGCCGGGAGCGGGGGGGCCCGGCCCCCGCGCGGAGGCGCCCGCGCCGCCTGCCCCCgcgagggggaggggcggggcaCCGGCGGGGGGAGGGCGCGGCGGCGGTCATCTCCCTCGACCCCGGGATGCGGCGAGAGCTGCTGCCCGGGGGCTGTAACACCCGCCGCCGGACGAGGGCGGCGGGCCACCTGCCCAGACCGAGGCCTTCCCAGCCGACCCGGAGCCGGTCGCGGCGCACCGCCGCGGTGGAAATGCGCCCGACGGGGGCCGGGGCCGTCCGAGCGGCGGTCCCCTCCCGGAGCCCCCCTCCCCGCGAGGGGGCGGGGGGACGGAGGGGATCCGCCGGCCCGAGCCGGCCGACCGTGCCCGCCGGGTTGAATCCTCCGGGCGGACTGCGCGGACCCCACCCGTTTACCTCTTAACGGTTTCACGCCCTCTTGAACTCTCTCTTCAAAGTTCTTTTCAACTTTCCCTTACGGTACTTGTTGACTATCGGTCTCGTGCCGGTATTTAGCCTTAGATGGAGTTTACCACCCGCTTTGGGCTGCATTCCCAAGCAACCCGACTCCGAGAAGACCCGGTCCCGGCGCGCCGGGGGCCGCTACCGGCCTCACACCGTCCACGGGCTGTGCCTCGATCAGAAGGACTTGGGCCCCCCCAAGAGAGCGGCGCCGGGGAGTGGGTCTTCCGTACGCCACATTTCCCGCGCCCCACCGCGGGACGGGGATTCGGCGCTGGGCTCTTCCCTGTTCACTCGCCGTTACTGAGGGAATCCTGGTTAGTTTCTTTTCCTCCGCTGACTAATATGCTTAAATTCAGCGGGTCGCCGCGTCTGATCTGAGGTCGCGGTCGCATGCGTCACCCCACCCCTCccgcgggggggggcagaggggaaatcGGCTCGTCTCGCCGCGGAGGGGACGGGCCCGATCGGGTCGGCGTGGGGAGGACGGCCGACGTCGCGACGCGGGCGGCGAGGGACGGCCGCGCCGGGAGGGAGACGCGAACCCGCGCGCGGGCAGCCCTGTGTCACCACAGACAGCCACGCGGGGGTACGAAACCCTGACCCGGCCGCCGCCCCGGCCGCGGGGAGGGGGCTGCCCCGTCCCGGAACGCCGTGACGCACCCCGCTCGGGGGCCCGGCACGCCGGACTCGGGAACGGCGAGCACCTCTCTCCCCCGACGGAAGGAGCGCGACGCGACGAGGGACGGGCTCCCCTGGAGCGGGCCGCTCCGGGGCATCGGATCTGCACTTAGGGGGACGAAGGCCTCCGCCGCCTCTCGCCCCCGGACGGGGACGAGCGACGGAGGGCGGGCGCCTGCGACCATCCCCCAGCCGCGCCCCGCGCGCCGCACACGCGCCGGGGCGATTGACCTTCAGGCGACGCTCAGACAGGCGTAGCCCCGGGAGGAACCCGGGGCCGCAAGTGCGTTCGAAGGGTCGATGATCAATGTGTCCTGCAATTCACATTAATTCTCGCAGCTAGCTGCGTTCTTCATCGACGCACGAGCCGAGTGATCCACCGCCAAGAGTTGTACGAGGTTTGGGTTGGGCGGCTTCCGCCGCGCGCACGGGGAGGGAGCCGCGCCCCTCCCCCGGTACGCCTCCGGTTGTGTCGAAAAAGGTCACGCTCGAGTTTCACCGTCCGGGCGCTCGGCCCGGCCCGAGGCCCCGCCGGAGGGGGGGCCTCGCGACCGCGGGGCGATGCGGGGCCAAGGCGGAGCCCCGCCGTTCCCCGGCCTCGCCCTGGCTACGCGCCGTTCGGACGAGGCCGCGCGAGTCTTTGAACCACCGCCCCGGAGGGCGCCAGGTACCCGGACCCTGGGCGGAGGGAAACGAGTGTCCGACCCCCCGCGCGCGACGTGGGCTCGCGACGTCAGGCCCCAGCCTCGGCCTAAACGCCGGGCCCCCGGCGGCGGGGGGGACGCGTCGAGGAACAGGACGGCCGCGGCCTCCGCCGTCCCCCTGCGGGCCTCCGGGGTTTCCCTCCGTGCTGCCCGGCGCGCCCGAGGGGGCGTGGGCGGAGGCTGGGCCCCACGGCCTACGTCGCGGCGAGGCGAGACTCGGCCCACAAGGCCCCGCGAACGCCGATCGGTCGCGTCCGCTCCCCGGCGCTGGGGCAACGGAACGCGCCCCCGCCGGCACCGTGGGTCTCGCCGCGCCGGTCCGCCGTAAGGACCCGGCCGCTTCCCGCGCGTCAACGGCCGCGGAGCCGCCGCGAAAGGCGTCCCGCGCCCGCTCGAGGACGAGGGGCGCGCAGGGGGCGCGCGCCCCCTCCGTCCTTCCCCTCGCGTGGGGTTCCGGGCCCGCCCCGCgctcctccgtccctccctcgggCCGAACGCGCGCCCGCGTCCCCCCTCCTCGCCGGGGGACGGTGGGACGCGCGTTGCGGCGCCGCGGCAGGGGCCGGACGGCCGACGCGGAGGCTGTCGCCCAGCGGCCTGCCCCGAGCGCCCGCGCGCCCGGGGTCCCTCTCGCTCCGGACGTGGGCCTCGAGCCGCGCCTGGGCGTCGCCGCCCGGGCCCTCGCGCTCCAGGTCCCCGGTGCCGTTAATGATCCTTCCGCAGGTTCACCTACGGAAACCTTGTTACGACTTTTACTTCCTCTAGATAGTCAAGTTCGACCGTCTTCTCGGCGCTCCGCCAGGGCCGTGGCCGACCCCGCCGGGGCCGATCCGAGGACCTCACTAAACCATCCAATCGGTAGTAGCGACGGGCGGTGTGTACAAAGGGCAGGGACTTAATCAACGCGAGCTTATGACCCGCACTTACTGGGAATTCCTCGTTCATGGGGAAGAATTGCAATCCCCGATCCCCATCACGAATGGGGTTCAACGGGTTACCCGCACCTGTCGGCGTAGGGTAGACACACgctgagccagtcagtgtagcgcgCGTGCAGCCCCGGACATCTAAGGGCATCACAGACCTGTTATTGCTCAATCTCGGGTGGCTGAACGCCACTTGTCCCTCTAAGAAGTTGGACGCGGACCGCTCGGGGGTCGCATAACTAGTTAGCATGCCAGAGTCTCGTTCGTTATCGGAATTAACCAGACAAATCGCTCCACCAACTAAGAACGGCCATGCACCACCACCCACAGAATCGAGAAAGAGCTATCAATCTGTCAATCCTTTCCGTGTCCGGGCCGGGTGAGGTTTCCCGTGTTGAGTCAAATTAAGCCGCAGGCTCCACTCCTGGTGGTGCCCTTCCGTCAATTCCTTTAAGTTTCAGCTTTGCAACCATACTCCCCCCGGAACCCAAAGACTTTGGTTTCCCGGAAGCTGCCCGGCGGGTCATGGGAATAACGCCGCCGGATCGCTAGTCGGCATCGTTTATGGTCGGAACTACGACGGTATCTGATCGTCTTCGAACCTCCGACTTTCGTTCTTGATTAATGAAAACATTCTTGGCAAATGCTTTCGCTCTGGGTCGTCTTGCGCCGGTCCAAGAATTTCACCTCTAGCGGCACAATACGAATGCCCCCGGCCGTCCCTCTTAATCATGGCCCCAGTTCCGAAAACCAACAAAATAGAACCGGAGTCCTATTCCATTATTCCTAGCTGGAGTATTCCGGCGACCGGCCTGCTTTGAACACTCTAATTTTTTCAAAGTAAACGCTTCGGACCCCCGGGACACTCAGTTAAGAGCATCGAGGGAGCGCCGAGAGGCAGGGGCTGGGACAGGCGGTAGCTCGCCTCGCGGCGGACCGCCAGCTCGATCCCAAGATCCAACTACGAGCTTTTTAACTGCAGCAACTTTAAGATACGCTATTGGAGCTGGAATTACCGCGGCTGCTGGCACCAGACTTGCCCTCCAATGGATCCTCGTTAAAGGATTTAAAGTGTACTCATTCCAATTACAGGGCCTCGAAAGAGtcctgtattgttatttttcgtCACTACCTCCCCGGGTCGGGAGTGGGTAATTTGCGCGCCTGCTGCCTTCCTTGGATGTGGTAGCCGTTTCTCAGGCTCCCTCTCCGGAATCGAACCCTGATTCCCCGTTACCCGTGGTCACCATGGTAGGCACAGAAAGTACCATCGAAAGTTGATAGGGCAGACATTCGAATGCGTCGTCGCCGCCGCGGGGGCGTGCGATCGGCCCGAGGTTATCTAGAGTCACCAAAGCGGCCGGGCGAGCCCGGGTTGGTTTTGGTCTGATAAATGCACGCATCCCCGGAGGTCAGCGCTCGTTGGCATGTATTAGCTCTAGAATTACCACAGTTATCCAAGGAACGGTGGGAGCGACCAAAGGAACCATAACTGATTTAATGAGCCATTCGCAGTTTCACTGTAACGCCCGTGTGTACTTAGACATGCATGGCTTAATCTTTGAGACAAGCATATGCTACTGGCAGGATCAACCAGGTAGCCGCGCCGGGGCCGGGGTGGCCGGGCTGCGGCCGGCGCGGCCAGGCCGTCCCCGCTAGGCGTCGGCGGACCGGACCTGCGCGCGCGCGCGGCGTGGAGCGGAGCGGAGCCTCCCCGCCCGACGGGGTCGAGGGGGAGCCCGCAGCACTTGCGGAGGACGACGGACCTCGGAAGCTAGAGAAGGAAGCACCCTCGGAGGCGGACGGGGACGACCGCGGCGGGGCGGCCGGCGCGCACCGGCGCCCCTCTCTGTCGAAACCCCGCGCGCGCCTCCGCGTCGGCGGGCCCCTGGGGGCTGCCGGCTCGGCTCGGCCGGGCGCGGAGGGGCACGGACGCCGGGATCCGATGaccccggctccgggagcggacgaCGACGGCACCTGGGGTGACGGCCCGAAGGACGGACGCGATGGGGCGGGGAGGCGTCCGCCCCGCCTGAACGCCGGTCCGGAAACCGACCCGCGGAGGGCCCTCCCCGACGCGTCCGTGGCGGCCCgaaggggcttgggagacccgccGTGCGTGAGACGGCGGccggcctgccccctccctcccgcgAGGCGAAGGGGGACTCCGGCGAGTTCGCAGGGACCCGGAGCGCGGGCTCGGCCGACCGCCGGCCGCTCCCTGCCTCCTGGAACGAGGCCGCTCCCCGCTTCTCAGAGACCTAACGCTCCCTTTCCCGCGCCGCTCCCGCCCGGGAATCTGAGCTGGGCCGGAAGGACGTGCCGGTGGTCACGCGGTCCCCGAGGGTACCCGAAAACCCTGTCTCCAGAAATCCCCGCGCGCGCGCCCGGGACGCCTGCGCGGTACCTCACGCGTCCTTCCGGCTTCGACCCGCGCGCGCTCCACGGTTGCCTGCCGGAGCCCCTTTCCGGGCAAGCCGCGCCGATCGGTCCCCATGGGGGCTTCCCACCGCCTCCCTCTGCCAGGTCCACCCCTTCACCGGCCGAGGGCGGCAGACCTGTGCCCGGTCCTCCTCTACGGACCGCCGTGAGCACGGCCGCCCAGAACGGGGGTCTCCAGAAACCCACGCCGACCACCTTCCCGGGCGACCCCTCCGCGTGGTACCTTCCgaacgctcgctcgctcgctcgctcggccCGACGACGGGCTCATCCCGGGGGGCCCCTGCCGCTTCCCCTCAGCGGCCTCCGGGCCTACCTTCCCCGTAAACCGAGCGCGGGGACCGCGAGGCGCCGACCGGGACTCTCCCCAACTCCGTGCCGACCTCCTTGGAGCCCTTTCCCGCTCGAGCGCCGCGAATCCGGCCCCATCGAGACTCCCGCGGAGCTGCTTCCTCCGGGCCTAGCGCCTCCGTTGAAGCGGCGCTGCGAACGGCACTCGCCGGCGCGCCTCCGGGTCAGCCTTCGCACGTCGCAGCGTCAGTCGGCCGGAGCGGCTCTCTCCCGGActccacgccgacctcctggtGCCCGTCTCCGTCTTGCACTGGCGAGCCGTCGCTCCTGGGGACGCCGGCAGCGTGAGGGGACGACATCCGTCTCTCTCCGGCCGCAACCCACGCCGACCTCCTGAAAGCCCTTCTCCGTCGAGCACTGCCGAGACGTCGCTGCTACCTCGTGCCGCGTGCCTTCCAGACGTCTTCCAAGGGGCGTCCTCCGGCTCTGCCTTTCCACGGCCGCGTGAGGCGGCGACCGGCTCTCTGCCGGAATCCACGACGGCCTCCTGGAGCCCTTCTCCTTCTCGCACTGACGAGCCGTGGCTCCGGCGGACGCTGGGAGCGAGAGGCGGCGACCGGCTATTTCCCGAAAACCGTCGGCGACCTGCCGGAACCCTTCGCGGCCGACCTCCGGCGATCCGTCACCCCTACCTGGCGGGGCTTCCGCACGACCGCTCGGCCCGACGTCGGGCGCCTCCGTCAGGCGAGGGGCTCGTCCAGGGGATCCTGCCGCTTGCCCATGAACCCGCAGGCGCACGCCCCGGCCGTCCGAGCGCGGGGACAGCGAGGCGCCGACCGGGACTCTCCCGAAatccacgccgacctcctggaGCCCTTTCCGGGCGAGCTCCGCGAATCCGTCCCCATCCAGACTTCCGTACCCTCCTCCGACCGCCTTCGGTAGAGCGGGGCTCTGCCCCAGGACTCTGGCCATACGTACCACCCACGCCACCCCCAGCACCTTTCCCGCAGCTGCCTCCAggtccaccctcaccctcaccctctaaccctcaccctctaacTCTCACCCTCCAggtctaccgggggggggggggggggagagggggcagctaGCCTCCTGTTCGACTCGCCGCCccctgcgtgcgtgcgcgcgtgcgGATCAGCGCTCCGCCGGGGACTCCGCCACCGCCTCGTTGGTGCATGTGAGCAAGTATTTGTTTTACAAAGGAACTCTGTCCGTGAAGGGTTAATAGCCACAGAAGCTAAGATAAGCATCAGGTGCGATTAATTAAGGTTGGGAACACGCCCGCCGAGTCATCCTGAGTGCTGGAGcgatgagagaaggaaagcagcgcAGGGTTAAGGGGTGCAGATGCTCTCCGTATCTCTCCAAACACCCGCGGAGCGCTCGCTGTCTGAGTTAAACGCCGCAAGTCTGATGACGAAGGCGCACGGAACCTCTGGCTGTGCTGCTGTAGAAATCCTGTATATAGACTTTGGACTGCATTGTATCAAGCGTTTGCTGTTCTCTTCTGTTTACTTTGTGCAACGTCTGAGTAAACGACTGCTTATAGCACTAACACGTGTATCCAGCCTCTTGGTGCGAAAGAGGGGTCCAGAATAACCCGATcacgccttcctccttttctcctctccttcccacacgcacgcacgcacccccccccccccccgccgccgcgaGCGGCCACCAGGTCCGGGTTCGTGGAGAAGCCTCCAGGTCTCCCGTCGGAtgttacccctgctttaaacaggggactgggtctttcatgacgcccgggggtggggggtggggggtggggggaggcttctacacggggggggggggggcatgccgtgagagaacgaagctgtgggccgccatcggggccgttccgggggaaagaggcaaaaatgcagatgatgtatctatcttggtaaatgataaacaggaaatagaaataatcagagatttgtttgaacagtttggtcaggcttctggtggtcatttaaatatgcaaaagagttttatgatatcgcccaataacattaagggaaatatacaagtaatgccactggaacatctgattagtaataataataaaaatgaagcaatacattcagaagctgaggaagggcaaattcaaacacatgttaaattattaggaatttattttgcagtcaaatgggaagggtgggaatataattggaacatgtggagagatcaagtcaaagaaaaaatacaaatgcggccaaaaatggcatctttctaTTTATCGGAAAGCCATGTACGTTAGTACGTACTTGGTACCGGTAGTAGGTAATTTGGCAGCTGTCTACCCACCACCTGAAAGGATCGTTAAAGAGATTTATAAAATGGCATTTAAGTTTCTATGGGGAACGGCTAATTTCCCCCTTGCAAGAGCAGAGGCGTACAAATCTGTAGCACAGGGTGGTCTAAATTTTACAGCAATTGGTTTCAAATTTTTAGCAATTTTTGTTAGTCATAATTTTGGGAAGTGGGcagaggtagaaagaaaagaattggcacctcatttttggttggtggcttttgccaaacaccggagaattaaagattgggccaaaatatggtgggaagaaagataaggtcaattataaaatcacaccatcgctgaagtgttttggacctgattatttgattgaaatgtacagtaatgtaagagaatggaaattaagggcaagcatcataaaaatggaaaggtgtgaaccaaaagtgaagagaaagaaaatgtataggaatttattagaagtaaatagttttcagccggaatgtgaaaagaatgtaaaaagggGAAAT harbors:
- the LOC133375316 gene encoding collagen alpha-1(I) chain-like — its product is MRRRRRGGVRSARGYLESPKRPGEPGINQVAAPGPGWPGCGRRGQAVPARRRRTGPARARGVERSGASPPDGVEGEPAALAEDDGPRKLEKEAPSEADGDDRGGAAGAHRRPSLSKPRARLRVGGPLGAAGSARPGAEGHGRRDPMTPAPGADDDGTWGDGPKDGRDGAGRRPPRLNAGPETDPRRALPDASVAARRGLGDPPCVRRRPACPLPPARRRGTPASSQGPGARARPTAGRSLPPGTRPLPASQRPNAPFPAPLPPGNLSWAGRTCRWSRGPRGYPKTLSPEIPARAPGTPARYLTRPSGFDPRALHGCLPEPLSGQAAPIGPHGGFPPPPSARSTPSPAEGGRPVPGPPLRTAVSTAAQNGGLQKPTPTTFPGDPSAWYLPNARSLARSARRRAHPGGPLPLPLSGLRAYLPRKPSAGTARRRPGLSPTPCRPPWSPFPLERRESGPIETPAELLPPGLAPPLKRRCERHSPARLRVSLRTSQRQSAGAALSRTPRRPPGARLRLALASRRSWGRRQPLLRRALPRRRCYLVPRAFQTSSKGRPPALPFHGRVRRRPALCRNPRRPPGALLLLALTSRGSGGRWEREAATGYFPKTVGDLPEPFAADLRRSVTPTWRGFRTTARPDVGRLRQARGSSRGSCRLPMNPQAHAPAVRARGQRGADRDSPEIHADLLEPFPGELRESVPIQTSVPSSDRLRLTRRNASALRPPGVPVETRRLSGPRLGKEVLPVHQVCRSESGVLSAPGSSPTEGFSGAVGSPGPRSTSASASALPPPATSRAPLARGAPPRPPGGRGGCQPPSRAGRRRRRSLPPSEGDKSLCRGLTFNRSQRGSCSATHETLTQNQVVYE